The Chlamydiales bacterium STE3 genomic interval ATCAAGTTCATTTTCAATTCTTTTTGTGAGATTACGCGCTACGTTGACTAGTCCGTCATCATCAATTGCATCCGGCAAAACGATAACACGAATTTCACGACCAGCCTGCATTGCGTAGGCTTTTTCTACTCCTTCAAAATCAAGCGCAATATCTTCTAACTTTTTTAATCTTCGAATATATTCCTCAACAGCTTCTATCCTTGCACCAGGCCGTGATGCGGAAATAGCATCTGCAGCACTACAAAGGGAGCCCTCAATTGTTATCGGTTCAAGTTCTTGATGGTGACAACCTATCCCGTTTGCTACTTCTTTTGTCTCGCCAAACTTAAGTGCATAATCATGTCCAATTAGGGCATGGCTTCCTTCAATTTCATGGGTAAGTGCTTTACCGATGTCATGCAATAACCCGATTCTTTTTGCCAATCTGATGTCTAAACTAAGCTCTCCTGCCATTAGCCCCATAAGATGGGCCACCTCTATTGAATGGTCTAAGACGTTTTGCCCTAAGCTAAAGCGAAATTTGAGTCTACCTAAAAGAGTAATCAATTCGGGATGTAAATTCATTGCTCCGACGCGTAAAGCAGCATCTTCTCCATATTGATAGATTTGTTTTTGAACTGCTTTTAGCGATTTTTCAACGGTTTCTTCGATGCGGGTTGGATGGATGCGACCGTCTAAAATTAATTCAGAAATGGCTATTTTAGCGACATGTTTGCGAATAGGATCAAAACCGGAGAGTACAATAGCTCCTGGCGTGTCATCGATAATAAAATTCACGCCTGTAGCTCTCTCAAGAGCACGGATATTCCTGCCTTCTCTTCCAATGATACGGCCTTTCATCTCTTCATTGGGAAGAGCAACCGTACAAACCGTCACTTCTGAAACAGCACTTGAAGCTAATCGATTAATTGAAGTGGCTATAATACGTGTGGCCTCGTTATCAGCTTCTTCTTCAGCTTGCTTTTTGGCTCGCCTAATAAAATTTGCTGCATCTTTTTTTACTTCACTTGCAATTCTATTAATCAAAGTATCTTTAGCTTCAATAGAGCTTAAACCCGAAATTAATTCTAGCTCAGCTATCAGCTTTTTTTGTGTTCCTTGAAGATGCCGCTTTTCCTCCTCAAGTTTTTCCTTACTGGTGGAAATGAGAGCCTCTCTTTTTTCAAGCTCTGCGAGTTTTTTTTCCACAAGGTGCATGCGATTTTCCAACTTATCTTCCCTTACTTTTAAGCGCTCCTCTTGTTTGAGGAAGTTTTTCCTTTCGTTTTGGCGGCTAAGTTCCTGTTGCTGTTGATTTTCAATCTGAATTTGTTTAGCAGCAAGAAGAGCTGCATTTTTTATAGTTTCAGCTTCGATCTCGGAACGCTGAATGATGTCGTTAGCGATAACATTAAAACTGCGAATTTTCACTTTTTGGATTAACCAAAAGCTTAAAACTCCAAAACACACTCCCGAAAGAAGTGCCAAACTAGATATAAAAAAGGGTATATCCATCATATAGAACGACTAGTTGGGTGAAGGAAGTTGATGCGTTATGGTTTTTTGTTAAGTACGAAATTGTAAAAATATAAGAATGTCGCTATGGTTTTGCCATCCTTTATCACCCCTTCTCGAATGTAA includes:
- a CDS encoding Ribonuclease Y (Product derived from UniProtKB/Swiss-Prot:Q6MCB9;Gene name derived from UniProtKB/Swiss-Prot:Q6MCB9;EC number derived from UniProtKB/Swiss-Prot:Q6MCB9) — encoded protein: MMDIPFFISSLALLSGVCFGVLSFWLIQKVKIRSFNVIANDIIQRSEIEAETIKNAALLAAKQIQIENQQQQELSRQNERKNFLKQEERLKVREDKLENRMHLVEKKLAELEKREALISTSKEKLEEEKRHLQGTQKKLIAELELISGLSSIEAKDTLINRIASEVKKDAANFIRRAKKQAEEEADNEATRIIATSINRLASSAVSEVTVCTVALPNEEMKGRIIGREGRNIRALERATGVNFIIDDTPGAIVLSGFDPIRKHVAKIAISELILDGRIHPTRIEETVEKSLKAVQKQIYQYGEDAALRVGAMNLHPELITLLGRLKFRFSLGQNVLDHSIEVAHLMGLMAGELSLDIRLAKRIGLLHDIGKALTHEIEGSHALIGHDYALKFGETKEVANGIGCHHQELEPITIEGSLCSAADAISASRPGARIEAVEEYIRRLKKLEDIALDFEGVEKAYAMQAGREIRVIVLPDAIDDDGLVNVARNLTKRIENELDYPGKIKVTVIREKKAVEYAF